The Mus musculus strain C57BL/6J chromosome 2, GRCm38.p6 C57BL/6J genome has a window encoding:
- the Olfr357 gene encoding olfactory receptor 357 — protein MDNSSWTSVSHFVLLGISTNPVEQIPLFLLFLLMYIINISGNFFIVTLIISTSHLHTPMYIFLSNLALADICFTSTTVPKMLQNIFSSTKVISYVGCLAQTYFFICFAAMENFLLAVMAYDRYIAICHPLRYSSILTGMLCAQMVALCHVLSHLHALLHTFLMGRLIFCADNRIPHFFCDLYPLMKISCSSTQLNTLMIHTEGVIVINGALAFIIASYAFIISAVLRIPSANGKWRSFSTCGSHLTVVAIFYGTLTWVYFRPLSSYSVVKGRIVTVMYTVVTPMLNPFIYSLRNGDVKEAFRKWVRRV, from the coding sequence ATGGACAACAGCAGCTGGACCAGTGTGTCTCACTTTGTTCTCTTGGGTATCTCTACTAACCCAGTTGAACagattcctctcttccttctttttctactcATGTATATCATAAACATTTCTGGCAATTTTTTTATCGTCACACTTATCATCTCTACTTCTCATCTCCATACTCCAATGTACATCTTCCTCAGTAACCTGGCCTTGGCAGACATCTGCTTCACCTCTACCACAGTTCCCAAGATGTTACAAAACATTTTTTCCTCTACAAAGGTCATTTCCTATGTGGGCTGCTTAGCCCAAACATATTTCTTCATTTGCTTTGCAGCCATGGAAAATTTCCTCCTGGCTGTGATGGCCTATGACAGGTACATTGCCATCTGTCACCCTCTCCGTTACTCCTCAATACTGACTGGAATGCTGTGTGCACAGATGGTGGCTCTATGTCATGTCCTCTCCCACCTTCATGCCCTGCTGCACACCTTCCTCATGGGCAGACTGATATTTTGTGCAGATAACAGGATACCCCACTTCTTCTGTGACCTCTATCCTCTGATGAAGATCTCCTGTAGCAGCACCCAACTCAACACCTTGATGATTCATACAGAAGGAGTGATAGTCATCAATGGAGCTCTGGCTTTCATCATTGCCTCCTATGCCTTCATCATCTCAGCAGTCCTCCGGATCCCCTCTGCCAATGGAAAATGGAGATCATTTTCTACCTGTGGTTCCCACCTCACTGTGGTAGCCATATTCTACGGCACTCTCACATGGGTCTATTTCAGGCCCCTTTCTAGTTACTCAGTGGTCAAGGGCCGCATTGTGACAGTCATGTACACAGTGGTGACTCCTATGCTAAATCCCTTTATCTACAGCCTGAGGAATGGAGATGTAAAAGAAGCCTTCAGGAAGTGGGTGAGAAGAGTATAA